The DNA window CCTTGTCGGCGACAACGGCGCCGGCAAATCGACCCTCGTCAAGATTCTTGCCGGCGTTCACCAGCCGAGCGCCGGCACGATCACCTTCCGTGGTTCAAAAGTGACGCTAAACGACCCCAGCACCGCCCTGCATCTGGGCATCGCTACGGTCTTCCAGGATTTGGCGCTCTGCGAAAATCTGGATGTCGTCGCCAATATCTTCCTTGGGCGGGAACTTAGCCCCCTGAAACTTGACGAGACCGCAATGGAGGTTCGTGCCTGGACGCTGCTGAACGAGCTTTCGGCCCGCATTCCGAGTGTCCGCATTCCGATCGCGTCGCTCTCCGGCGGGCAGCGTCAGACGGTGGCGATCGCGCGATCACTGCTGCTGGAGCCAAAACTTATTCTGCTCGACGAGCCCACCGCAGCCCTTGGCGTCGCCCAGACGGCCGAAGTTCTGAACCTCATCGAGCGCGTTCGCGACCGTGGCCTAGGCGTCGTCATGATCAGCCACAACATGGAGGACGTCCGCGCCGTGGCGGATCGCATCGTCGTGTTGCGGCTCGGCCGGAACAACGGAATTTTCTATCCCGACGCATCCAACCAGGAACTGGTCAGTGCCATCACCGGCGCCACCGAAAATGCGGTTTCGCGCCGCGCAGGCCGCCGTCAGGCACAG is part of the Rhizobium jaguaris genome and encodes:
- a CDS encoding ATP-binding cassette domain-containing protein, coding for MTDASDQTAATGELVLSLRGVSKHFGAVSALTDIDLDVHAGEVVALVGDNGAGKSTLVKILAGVHQPSAGTITFRGSKVTLNDPSTALHLGIATVFQDLALCENLDVVANIFLGRELSPLKLDETAMEVRAWTLLNELSARIPSVRIPIASLSGGQRQTVAIARSLLLEPKLILLDEPTAALGVAQTAEVLNLIERVRDRGLGVVMISHNMEDVRAVADRIVVLRLGRNNGIFYPDASNQELVSAITGATENAVSRRAGRRQAQQQIGQEGQI